tacAGACTAACCTGTAAGTAATATTAATCTCTCTGCACTGTTTCTgtgcaaataatattttaagatCTCAACATGGTGACTTCTTATCATTTCATATTGTTTCTCATCATAGAAAATACATCATGATTCTGCTTCACCGGTTTTGTTATTTAGAAGTTCTGAGTTAAAGGAAATATCCAGTAGCAGCAGCAATATAAAACCTAAATCTTATCCTTAATGAATATGTAAAAAGTTTTGCTGATGACTTCACTGAGGTCAGAATCCAGCCCTCAAGTTggaaaatttttgtttttaacagagtTCACCTAGATTTTCACCACTAAAGACAGAGCAAGAAGTGAACTGGGAGGGTCCACCTCCCCAGACTAGAAATGTTTCCCTATTGCCTCCCTAATTTAATTCCAAAATATTAAGGGTCAATGTAAGGAACAAGTAAAATCACCACAAACTAATAATTTTTTCACTCTAATTCACTTTACTCTCATAAGATGGATGTGATTATTATAAAATGTATTAGAGCAATACTAAACCAGTAACATAATGCTTGAGAAACTGAGCCAGTAGTAGATGATGTGTATTCTTCCCCGGGTATAGCCACAATGTGGTAACAAGGCTTTGAACTAGAAATATAGTTCAATATAGTtcaatatagaaatatatagaaatatagaACAAAATACTGAGTGATGTATTAGTGTGAATGTGTCATGGTATAAAACCTaacaagctgctgcttctcattaCTTAGGTATGTCTGAGTGAAATGAGAGCTCATTTAAGAACTTGtgaaaaatatatagaaaaatatgGACCTCTACAGGAGCTTGGAGACGCTGTAACAAGGTAGACCTTTGTGATGACGACATTGCAAAAGCACTTTTGAGTTTGTTGTCCCAACATAGTAAATTCAAACTGGTAGAAGAattctcagtttttttttttaacttggaacTTGTTTCTGGTTTATAGAATTGAACACGAATCCtttactaatattttaaaatcataataCTCAAATAGTACTTACAATGGactctaatttcttttttgtctaTGActataaaataatacattttacttGCAGTTAGTATGATTTTGATAGAATTTAGCTCTATGTGACCTGTTTTGTAGAAACAACAGTATTTTGACAAGTCAGcagcttttgatattttttgggggggaagaaTTACGTttactttcaaataaaactCCTTGACAATGGTGGTTATTTCCAGAATGAGTAAGACTAATAATAATCTAAATTTAATTGGTTCTCATCTAATAATTTGTTCTTCAGAAATAGTTTTGAATTAAGAAGACTGACAGCTTTTCTTATTTACATACTTAAACTATATatagagaatatatatatttacagaaTATAGGTGTGTCATATGTCAAAAGTTCAAATTCTTTGTCCCTTTCATTCTCTTTCAGGGCAGGACCTGTTAGAACAATTGATTAGGTGTGTAGCAATTCTAGAATGACTGCAGTCTTGAAGTTCAATGGCCTTAAGTTTTGTCCATTAATGAATAGGAACAATTTTTATGTCATTATTAAAATGATATATGTAAGTTAAAGTCCCTATACTCTGTGCTACTTGAATTCCTAATTGACATATTATTCAGGTTGCTTGCTCAGCAAACCTATCTCCTTCTCAGTTATTGTTCTTTTGATGCTCAGAGAACTTGAACATTCATCCACACACATTTGAAAACTGCCCTAATCTGCAAATAGTGTTTCCACCGTGCAACAAGACCATACTCTGTACTGAAAACTAAGTAGGAATCCTCTATGAGAAAGTGTCGAAACTTAATGAGGGCTTCTGAGAATTAGATTGGTAGTTTGGTCACGCATGCTCCAAGTGCATCACAGCAATTAAATGATGCTTTTATCAGATGTCTATAGTTGTAGTGTTCAGTGTTTTCATCCATTCTTCTCTAAGGTCGTGGTTATGTTAAGACTGTTTTTCTGGATCAATATCCTGACATGCTGGCACAGTTCTGTGCAGTCTTCGCAGCGTCCATTAGCAAGGCTGACCTTTTGGCAGCATAGCGTACATCACACCCAGCTACATGTCATACACCCATGCTGCATTTTAACTACGGCAAAAGAAGCTTCTTATGATATCTGGCCAAAGAAATCTAAGTACTGCTTTTCTTGCTTGTAGTACTAAGAATGCATCAGTTCTGTCTGCAGCCACTAACAATATACTACCTCTTATTTCCAGATATTCCTGTCCTTACTGCCAGTGCGAAGTAGATGAGGATGAACTAATGGACCATTGTCTCACTTACCACAGATTGGAAAGGAGAGCAGTGGTAATGTGCATAAGTATATGTTTTACTGAATTCACGTGTTAAACTGATTAATTCTAGCATTACTGATAGGAGAAAATAGACAAAGATAAAATAGATTAATTGTTTACTTGGTTTTGACAGTGGAGGAAAAACTTACCTACAGTGattccctcttcccccctctCACAGACAAGTATGCATGCgtacaatatttaaaatatgagcACTCCTATCGTTGTGAGCGCTGGTAGGAGTGCTGAAATTGGTGTAGAAAGTCTTAACAACTGATACAACACGCAGTTACTTACAGCCAAGAGAATGAGCATTGTTAGGTTCAGTGACTTGCCTGCTTTTAAATCCCGCATGTGCTATTTCTACTGACCTAACTCAGATTCATGTGCAGCATTTGCTGTGTATTCCagtctgggttttggggttaTAATTTGAGAACTGCTTACAGGGCCTCATATAggtcagtgggtttttttaaatttttttaagttaactTCACATAACTGGCTTCATTCTGAAGGTCCATGGAGTCTGCAAGGTCTTACTGTGACCCTGTTTGTAGCATGGAGGTCCATAGGCTGTAGACTCAGATCTCGATGAGCGTAATTTACTTCCCTGATAGTTATTTGCCGAGGCATTTTAGACTCCATTTCTCACGTCTCACAGAAGAGGTGTTTTAGAGAGGTTACAGACTGAAGGACTTGTAGACAAATCAACCAACGTTCCCGTTTCCAGCagcgggtgggatgggggaaaccTGCTCCATTCCCTTCTACTTTGCAGGTTAGTTTTCACCACTTTAACCATGATCGTATTAGCAAGTTATGCTGGAGCCAGACCTCCAAGTAAATTGAAGGAAGCATTCACTCCTGAGTGTATACTGTGTTCACCTTTATCTGAGCTAATGCTTTAATGTATAAGATTTTgccaaattttgtatttttcagattaGTCTCTGTACTTTGGTCAGCTGAAATAATTGTCAATAATTTTTATCACACCTATCAGTCTATAAGCTCTTATTTTTTCACTCAGGGCAAATTCATAAATAGCCGTACTGTGTAGCTGTAGGGCAGAATTAAGCCTTAAAactcagaaaattattaaatccTTTGCTCAATTCGGAATTGCATATACAAGCTGATCCTGAGAGACTCGTGAGTAATATGCATTATACAGCCTCTGTTGCACATTTCTTTGAAACCTAATGTAAAAAACAATATTCAGAACTATGTTTGCCTACCAATAACATAAAAATTATaagcaaggaaatgaaaatgtgctCTTTTAAGTCATACTGGTTTCATAACTGCTTTAGCTGGTTTATAAACTGTAGACACCACATCATTAATACAAAGCAAAGAGAGGGAACATGCTGAGAGGTGCACTTTGTTGTTTGCTACTGACACACCGACCCTTCCCTTTAATTCTGAAATACCTTTAGAGTAACTGTTTCAGGATTTCAGGAGTACCTGAAAAAGTGATTCGGCATAGCTATTTcaacctttttatttcaaacttaGAATAAACACATTGGACTTTTAGTTCTAAAAAGGCTTTTTGTTCTAAATAGGATTTTTTGGTGTGTTGTGTCATAATGTTCATTACCACAACATGTCATAAAGCTGTTTTTAGTATATTTTCACATGGTGTATTCCATGATAATCATCTTTTTGGCATATGCACAGTGTTCTCATGATATTGGTTGAAGAAATAGATGTTGCAACAACTGCAACTTTTATATTACAGAGAACCCACAGGAAGtaattcatcttttcttctaATGAAGTGTTTTAGGCACGTCTGTTGTAAACACACAGATGAATTAATTTGTTATTGATGACCAGAGAAATCCTGTATGTTTCTTGTAGCACTTTATCATCCACACAGTGGCTTGGCTGATAAAcaaatggattattttttattagtttattATTTGAATGGTAAACAAATGGATACATGAGTTGTTTGGATGataaattttgttttggatATAACAAATGCTTTTATATTACTGTTCTCTTGTAGCTGGTAGGAGGGAATATATTAACCATCAGATCTATATAGGTTGGCAGTTCTTGGGATGTCTGCAGACACAAATTACACAGCAGGGATTAGCATAATTGACAGCTGATCTGGAAGTGCACTGTGCCTAGCAGTATTTGTCTTGCTCAGAGAATGCTGTTTGGCCATAGCAGATCTActtatttcacatttctgttgttttaaacactgataatatttcttctgtaagaCCTGCAAGATGAAAATTGAATACTTCCTTCCATTTATTTATAGTGTTGTCCAATTTGTTCTTTAACACCTGCGAGAGATCCAAGctatttcagcagaaattttaTAAGGCATCTTCAACTCAGACATACACTCCATTATGAAGGCTACATAGTGAGTAATGGTATTTGCAAACTACTGGACTTGATTTCTTTATGCATATCTTCCTCCACACCTTTTACATTCAAGAAGTCCTGAAAAGAACTGAGCTGATAACTGCACCACAAAGTCATGAAGCGTGGCAGATGTGTACAGAAACAGCGCAGTCTGGTACTCAGAGGTGCCAGCTTATGAATTCTGTTGTCAGTTCTGTTGCTGCCTAATGCTGGGACAAAGGAAAGGTACTCTGTTACCTCATCTCTTAACAGGTATTATGCATCTGACTCACGTTTATAAATGACTTGGAGATCCTCAGATGAAAACCTGCGTACTTTAAATGAAAGTTGTTTCAGCAAcccatttttattctgtaagaACCCAAGGTGACACAGCTGTACTTCTGAAAGGTGCTGCAGTTGTTTGCTGTCTGAGTGGGCTGTGAAATAGAAAAGGCAGCACAAGCATTAACATGCTGTTAGAATTTCTGAAGAATATTCATTAGTGCTTTCCTGTATTTATGTTTGATACTCATCCAGACAAAATCCCAAAGAAAgatataaaacattatttttttcaaatggtgCAAAAGTACTAAAGAAAATGATGTCCAAATGGAGGGCAGGGCAGTAAATCTTAATAATCTGAACCTATAATTCGTGCACATGGTGGAAACAGACTTATGTATGATAGCACTTTAATGATATCTCACACATATGTAGCTTCATAAAGTATAGCTAAGACCCGAGTGTTTATTTCTATACACAGTAATATAACATGCATCACCAAATTGGACTCTTTAATAAAGACCATTAGCATTGTTGGGTTTTGCATAATCACGGAATTAATCTGTTTCTGCATTTCACATTGTCATTTATTTCAAGTTTCATAATGATTTCTCTTGCTTTATGTTGCAGTGTTTACCACTAAGGAGTAGAAAGTTAGGCAGTAAACTTTAAACATGAATGTAAACCCACTGAAACCAGTGTTTTGTTAACTGGTAACCCAAGCAGCCAAAATTAAATCTATTAACACATTAATTACTATCTTGATAGTCAgtaaaatatccttttttttctttcaggacatAAACACCGTTGGAGAAGTTCTTGTTGAAAGAGTTCTGGATGGGTCATTCTTAGAATATGTGCATATGAGTCATCCAAACAGCGTGTAAGCACTACTGCAAAAAGTGAAAGAACATGGTCTGTAGATAAACACGGTCACTAAAATTTAGCCTTTTGCAGTTAATGGAGTGTTAGTAACCTGTGTAGATCTAaaaatgttgtgttttttttttcttaagcattgttttggttttaaattcttttttttaaaattaaatttcactttcatttgaaaaaatgtgttatttttcttttgtaaggataaaagaaaatattgtcaATTTCTCTACCTAAAACACAGTGGACCTGAACTCAGTGCTGGTCCAGTATATAGAAACACTGCGCTTTGACAGCAGCCTTTCCTATTTGTTTGCAGCTCCATTCCAGGAGCAAGCCAGTCTTTTGTACATTGATGATGACAATGCAATGCTGGAGGTAGATGACAAACAACAGCTTCTCAGATGCTACAGGACCAAACAAATTGgaacaacccccccccaaaacagtATCAGGCCTACTACTTACTGTCAAGGACAGTATTACTGACCCCGTAAGACTGCACATAAGTTTCCATTTAGAGTACAAGATGAGACTCAAAATTAGCAAAGTTGTTAAGTGAGAGCTGTCATGAAAAGATAGCAAGAAGTGAATATTATgttcataataaaaaaatagaaacctGTTCAAGAGATTGACAGCATCTTTTAACTAACCTGTATACTTACtatggaagttaaaaaaaagtatgtacaGTTTTTTACATGTACAGTATAACATAGTATTTTTCAAAGATACAGTTGATctgtaagaaattaaaattcacGTTCATGCATAGAAGCATGTACAGCCATTAAAGTAGCTTTAATCACATGGTAACATGCTAACAAGGAAACTCCCAATAGCCTTTAGGTCTTTACTAGCTTTTCTTGGAATCAGAAAGTGGCTCCttttggggaagagaaagaTTCAATGTTTCATGTGCCTGGGAAAGttgctttcccttctcttcaaGAACTGCCCTGGGGAATGGAAACTCCTCAGTCAGAAAGATGGACAGTGCTGCTCCAAAGGGTGGAATTTgagtaactaaaaaaaaaaaaaaaaaaaaaattggtctgCCAGAGCAAAGTAGCcaaaaatataaggaaaaagtTACTGGATTTATGACTTCTTGCACATCTAAAAAATGTATAGAGAACTTTTTATATGTATGAAATAAGCTACCACTGTAGGAGTGCTGTCCTTAGTTTTGTCTGTGGCTGCGAGTGTTCTTTGTCGGTGGCGATACAGATACACCTGGCAAGAGCAAAATACGTCCTTCCCCTTGCACATGGCACCTTCTGATTCCCCTGCAGTTACAcagctttctctctttccccttctgctcACATCCATCTTTCCTTGACCACTCCCACAGAACAAATCCTTGCCCTTTTCATACTGGCAAGGAGATGTGCTgttcttgcagcagcagcagcattgtCAAGAAAGCAACCAAAATCATAGTTGTGCAAAAAGTAGTTGTACCAAGTTGTACAACAGCTGTGCAAAGGTGGTCTAAAATGTACCTCTTCAGTGGCAGTTGCCCCCTGCAAATGGCAAAATTTTATGAGCAGTTCTACAAGTTTTCACTGTTGAGATTTCATTTCACGAATATGTTTTATCACAAGGAATAAAAAGTTGGCAGGGCTGTTGGTTTAATTTCATCTAAAAAGTCTGatttaaaatcctttccttCAAATAAATGTGTTTCATAAACTTCAGCTGCCTGATTTCTCTTTACATGTTGTCTATGTCAATGGCAAAAACTACATAAGATTTACAAGGCTGGTGCCATGCTATATATTGCTCCGTGGCGTACTAGTTGTCAACTCCAAGGTCACAGCTTTATTAAAGGATCAAGATTTACAATAACGTTAGCAAGAGCATGAATGccttcacacacacaccttCCTGTAGTTTACTTCCCTGAGGTCATCTGTGCAATTTCTCCCCCTGCCAAAAGCTACTAATCGATAAATACTGTGGTCTCCCAAACAAAGTTCAAATGGACCTATCATGTTGCTTTAGTAAtaaatctttgcttttgtttaacaCCTGCCTTCAAGGGACGTAACCCTCTTTACCTGCAGTAATTAATTTAACTTCACAGCAGCCTCATTTGGTGATTAAAAACTGCTCCCCTTTTACAGATTGAGAAATTGAGGCATAAGGacatgctttgctgaagtcatCCAGGAGGACCGAAAAGGCTTGGAAGCCCATCTCTGCCAGCCTCTTGCGTGCTGAGGCTGAAGGCCATGCTGCCTCTCTCCCAAAGAGTTACGCAAGGTGGTTGCGTAGCATCTGAACCGACGCTTCTGTAATTCTTCCTTTTAATGTACTGTCCCGGCATGGATAGGGCACACCTGAAGCTGGCTATACAGCTGTGGTGTGTAGTCCTAACTGACGCAAAAACAGGCAAGAAGCATTCTGCAGGCTATTTACCACTTTAGTTGTAGTTCTGTGTCTTCTTCTGGCTGTACTTGCACTGTTGAAGAGGTTACTGCCACCAACTGCCACTCGTTACCCATTGTGCCTACTCAGATCTACCGGCCTGGCTTCCTACTTCATTTCAGGGAAGAAGATAATCAGTTGATCACTTTAAatagtagggtttttttgccagCCCATGAAGAGCTCAGCTAACCCTTAGCAGCCTCTAACAGAGTGGTGATGAGCACAGGGGAGCAGTAACGTCCTGAGCTAGCACAACCACAGTTACAAGAGGGTATCTTGCTGTAACGCCTCGAATCCCAGGCCTGTCCTCTCCTGGCAGATCCCTGCCCAGGTGGTTCTGCCTTTTCCACTGATTTTCTCCCAACCTGAAGCATGGGCAATAAATATACCAGCCCAGATAACTTAACTCTGACATTGGGCCCATCGCTTCAGATGTGTGTTCCCTTCAGCATTTCAGATCTCCTGGTGCTTAGAGGCATTCAAATTTTGCCTCCATGTGGTCTAAAAAGAAGATGTTTAGGGCAGTCATTGGTTTTTGCTCTGctctctctgcttttgcttaGGAAGATACTAGCATTTTCAGCTGATCCTGAATGAGAAAACAGAGCCAGCATCCTTGACAGAATCACAGGATGGTTCGCTCTTGGTCTGCACCTGGAGAGACCTGAgcttcagttttgtttcctgctgctccctctctcccctccaaaCCATGAGCCCAGATGGTGGTGTGGGCATTGCCTCTTGCTGCCAATCACCGGCAGATACAAGAAGCAGCTCTGATGGACGTCTAAAGCCTAATTAGTTTTGAAATGCTGGAGGctgaggtttagattggatattaggaaaaaatttcttcacggaaagagtggtcaagcattggaacaggctgcccagaggggtggtggagtcaccatccctgggggtgttcgaaaaacgggtagatgtggcacttggggacgtggtttagtgggcatggtggtgctgggttggtggttggactgatgatcttagagatcctttccaaccttaatgattcctagttttactttcattaaaaaataatccagccaccaagccaggaaatgtgaaattactgctctccccttaattggtttagtggtggacttggtagtgctaggctaatggttggagtggatgatcttaaaagggcgtttccaacataaacgattctgtgattctataggTGAAACACAAGTCTCGGAAATCTCCCCACCTAGTCATCTCCTCTGAACACCCAGCTATGGTACAGCCTCAAGGagacagggaaaaggaaggtgaAGGACCCACTTCTCCTCGGCCCTTTGCCCCACAGCTTTGGTTCGGGGTGAGAGACCAGGCCCAGCCTGAATCTTAGTTTCATTATGAACTAACGTAATCTCCACAGACTAATAGAGCCTGGAAAAAAGGTAGTCTCTACCAATCCACTTGTTTTTAAACCATTGCCAaaattttgggggtgggggggggcgtcGTAAACGCTTTTCTCCCATCTCGGGCCTAGGCCGGGGGGCGGCGCCggggtcccggggccggggccccggccccgggaccccGGCGCCGCCCCCCGGCGGGCACTGCGGCGCCCCCTAGCGGGCGCACACAGAGTGGCGGTAGAcgggccccccccgggccctcGGCCTCTAcgcggcggcggcaccgcggGACGCGGAGGTGCGCGGTGAGATCGTCCCAGAGCGGTAGGCGGAGCGGGGGGGAAAGCCTCCCGGGCAGGGCggagaggagggagggtgaGGCCGCCCCACCGTGTCAGagcagccccgccgggccgggagGCGATCGCCATGGAAACACAGGCCCCGGTCccgcccctgcccacccctcgGGAGAGAGCGGCGGTGGGGCCTGGGTGCCGCCGGGAGGCCGGCCGGAGCTGCggctgggctgctgggaggCGGCAGCCGCCGCGGTGGCTCCCTCCCCGGGTACCGCCAGGTagagcgcggggcgggggcacttcccgggccggggagggaggggggagaggcggggcggggcgtgCGGCGCGCAGGCCGGGCCCGCTCCCCCACCCGCCTCCGCCGCAGCCCGGCCTCCCACCTGGTGCCAGGTGCCCACCCGCCATCTTCTCCCGGACCCCCGGCGCCCTCCGCCTTGTCCCgcggcccggggctgcccggcgggGTCCCGCGGGAGCGgagctcggctcggctcggctcggctcggctcggctcagcTCAGCTCGCCAGGGCGGGGCTTGTTTCTTGTCTCCGATCCACACGGAGAGGCCCTGCCGCGTTGCCATGGCCgagggagccgccgccgccgcggcggcagcagcagcagcgtgctTCAGCGAGGATGATTTTTACTGTCCCGTCTGCCAGGAGGTGTTCAAAACGCCGGTGAGGACCGCGAACTGCCAGCACGTGTGGGTattccccccctcccgccccttccttccccaaaccTTTCCCTCGCCTCCTCCCCCTCTGTGCCTTGTGCTTCTCTGCCCCCCACGCCCCAGCGCACGGACCCTCGGCCTGGAGCCCGCCGCGCCGCAGCCGGGACGCGCCGCGGGACCCGC
This sequence is a window from Pelecanus crispus isolate bPelCri1 chromosome 2, bPelCri1.pri, whole genome shotgun sequence. Protein-coding genes within it:
- the RNF125 gene encoding E3 ubiquitin-protein ligase RNF125, with the protein product MGSALGGGTGRAAAERRRRRRQQQPAPAPAPAPGQPPAPSFECAVCLEVLERPVRTPCGHVFCHSCISASLKNNAWTCPYCRAYLPSEGIPATDITKKMESTYRNCTECETEVCLSEMRAHLRTCEKYIEKYGPLQELGDAVTRYSCPYCQCEVDEDELMDHCLTYHRLERRAVCCPICSLTPARDPSYFSRNFIRHLQLRHTLHYEGYIDINTVGEVLVERVLDGSFLEYVHMSHPNSV